The Chitinophaga caeni genome segment TCGAAATCGTTGTGACGGTTCCATAATTTCACATAACTATCTTTCACGATATCTTCGGCCTCGGCCATATCGTCCAATAGTTGATCCGCAAAAAAGCACAAAGCCTTGTAATACTGTTTAAAAAAAGCATCAAAAGCCTTGGGATCACCATCTCGGAAAGCAGGGATGATTTCCTCCAACATATCCGGTTGCTCCATCATTCCATGAAATTATTCGGTACACATTTAGATATTGGCTGATTCTCGAAGCGGCTAAGCTAAAAAAATTATATGAATTAGCACGCACTTTTATGATGGGTCTCTTTTTCATTTTTTTTTTTGATCCCGGCTAGTTCGTTTTACAGGCGAAGGTGTTTTAACAGCAATTACATTATCAACCAACACCAATTGTTGTACAAATGAAAGATTTTAAAAATTTGTTCTATGGCTTAGCCACGGCCGTTCTAGCATGTTCAATATATGCTTGCTCCGGTCCTGCTGCACCACCGGAACGAAAAAAGATGCCCGCCATTATGGATGATGGCTTCGCCGGGGATATTCCCTTGCATGCATTCGCGGAAGAAAATTCGCAAACCGGCTTACCCTTCGCCACGGGGAATGTAGATTTATTTACCGGCGGCAAAGCGGTCTCCTATTATTCGGTATCCTTACCGGATATTGGCTTAGACTCGATGGCTTTATCCCTCGTAAACAATTACCAACCATTATTGATCCCGATGCTGGCCAACGTACCATCGGGAAAGGGTCTTATCCTGGATTTAAGAAGTAATGCCAAGGGCAGCGAACGTGCCGATTACAAGGTATCTATCGCTGGCAGGCAATTTCCTTTAACCATCCTCTGGAACCAATCCAGCGCTTACAGGGTAGGCTCTTTTATTGCTGCGGTCAAGGGTTTAAACCAATTAGAAGGTTTCCAATCAGAAACCAACTTAGCCAATTTCTAACAACATCATCCCGTTTCAAGTCCCCAATTATTTCTTACTAATTAATCATCTGAACCTAAGCTATGAAGAAATATGCTTATTTGAGCCTATGCTTGGCTTTGGCTTCCTGTGCGATTTTCAAGGGCGGAAAGAAGAAAAATCAAAAGAAATCCCCCGCAACAACCACGGCAACCAAACCAGCTACGCCTGCAAACAAAAACGGCGTGAAGCCTTTTAAAACGATTATCAAACCGGGCTTTCAACACCACGAAGGATTGTTTACAGTTCATAACTCGGTAGCATTCGACAGCTTGTTCTTCGAAATACCCGACAGCCTGTTCGGCCGCGATATCATGGTCATCAACAGGATCAGTAAAATGCCGGGCGGTATGCATCTATATGCCGGGGAATCGCTGGACGAAAGCATGATCTCCTTCGAGAAAGGACCGAACGAAAATATCCGCATCCGCTACCGCTACGTAATCAGCGATGCAGATTCTACTAATGCCATTTCGCGTGCCGTTAAAAACTCTAATAACGACCCGGTTATCGAAACATTACCCATCAAGGCTTACGGTAAAGATTCTTTAAGCTACGTGGTGGATGTTAGCAAGATGATCAAGGACAACAGGAGCCTTTTTAACAACGTAACCAATTCGAGTTTCACCAAGAATATCGAGGCCCGCAGCATGCGCGATCACGAAGTATTGGATGTTACGGCATACCCGATCAATGTAAACGTGAAAACCCTGAGAAATAATGAATCCAAGGGTGATTCGCAAAAAGGTGTCGAAAAGGTTCCCGTTTCCGTTGAAACGATTACTTCGTTCGTATTACTTCCGAAAGTGCCAATGCAACGCAGGATATTTGACCCGCGCGTAGGCTTCTTCGCTGATTACAGCTATGAATATGCCGATGATCAACAAAAGATCAACATTGCAAAATTTATCAACCGCTGGAGATTGGAGCCAAAACCGGAAGATGTTGAACGCTACAAACGTGGCGAGCTGGTTGAACCGAAACAGCCGATCGTGTATTACATCGATCCCGCAACACCTAAGCAATGGCGTAAATACTTGATCTTAGGGGTGAATGACTGGCAAAAAGCTTTTGAAGCAGCTGGTTTCAAAAACGCGATCATAGCGAAGGAATGGCCTGAAAATGACAGCACGATGCATTTAGATGATGCGCGCTATTCATTTATCAACTACTTCCCTTCCGAGATCGCTAATGCTTACGGTCCTAATGTGCACGACCCCAGGAGCGGACAAATCATCCAGTCCCACATCGGATGGTATCATAACGTGATGCAATTGGTGCACGACTGGTATATGATCCAGGCAGGTCCAAATGATCCGCAAGCGCGTAAAGCGAAATTCGACACTGAATTGATGGGTCAATTGATCCGATTCGTATCATCCCATGAAGTTGGTCATACCCTGGGCTTACGTCATAACTTCGGTAGCAGTAGCAAAACACCTGTTGACAGCCTGAGGAGCATTTCTTACCTGCGCAAACACGGCCATACAGCCAGTATCATGGACTATGCCCGTTTCAACTACGTGGCGCAGCCCGAAGATCACATCCCGCAAGAGTTGCTTTTCCCGCGCATCGGTGAATATGATACCTGGGCCATTAAATGGGGTTACAAGGACAATTTCACCCCCGATGATAAGGAAGATAAGAAGATCATGAACCGTATGACTACGGCCGCATTACAACAAAACGACCGCCTTTGGTTCGGGGATGGCGAAACCATGCAAACAGATCCGCGCAACTTGACCGAGGACCTGGGTGATGATGTCATCAAGGCTAATACCTACGGTATCAAGAATTTGAAACGCGTGATGGACGGCTTGCCAAACTGGACACAAGAAAGTTCCGGTTTCCACAATACGATGGCGGAAATGTACAAGCAAGTACAATCGCAATATTTCCGTTATATGAACCATGTGATCCGCCAAGTGGGCGCCACCATGTTTACCATTCATGTAGGCGATTATAGTAACCCCGCATATGTTCCGGTATCCCGAGAAAAGCAAGTAAGGGCATTGAAATTCTTTAACGATGAATTATTCAATACCCCGAACTGGTTACTGGATTCGAAAGTAACGGATATCGTCGGAAACCCTGATAAAGATGACTTCCTGATGGATTTACAGGCGCGGGTAATCAACACATTGCTGGACGCCAAAAAATTAAATGCTATCATAGGCAATGAAAACCGCTTCGGTGATAAGACTATAGGAATCAAGGAGTTTTTGAGTATCTTGCACAATGGGGTTTGGAATGAATTGAACGACAGCCATTTGAAAATAGACACCTATCGCCGGCCACTACAAAAAGCCTATATCGGGGCATTATCAGCCATATTGTTAGCCACCGAGGCAGATGTTCGCGAATCAGATGCAGCCACCATCGCCAATGCAGAGTTGCAACAACTCGACAAACAAATAAAACAAGCCAGTACGCGCACTTCTGACTTCTTGACGAAAGCTCACTTATCAGATCTTTCCAGCAGGATTAAGAAAGTGTACTCTAATTAATCGACCGAAATTGTTTAGCATGCCATCATCAGCGCAAAATAACGACCAGCACCTTGTTCACACAGCCGAATACATCGCTGCCTTGTTCTTGAAAAAACTTCAAGGGCAGGTAAGCCATGAAGAACAATTAATACTGGAGCAATGGCTCGCCCGGCAATCCGATGAAAACCGGGAATTTTTAGAAGCAACGACAGATTGGCCTGCCATAGAGGCGCATATTCAGAAATTTTACCATCTGGACACGGAAGCGGCGTTGCAAGATGTATGGACACGCATAGAACAAGCACCGGTTAAAGAAACAAGGGTCATTAATATGAACAGGTGGTTGAAGATTAGCAGCGCGGCAGCCATTGCCGCCCTGTTAATCGGCAGCGCCTGGTGGTTTACTCATAAGCACTCTATAAATTCCACAGAACTTCCAGGAACGGCACATTATGCAAATGATGTGCCGCCGGGAAGTAACAAGGCCTTATTGGAACTGGCCGATGGCAGCACGATTGAATTGGACAGCAACCGCAACGGCAAACTTGCCCAGCAAGGAAATAGTACCGTTGTTGCCAATGGAAAAGGCGATATCAGTTACTTGCCTGCCGGTGCTGAAGATGCCTCCACTGCCGTTACTTATAACAGGGTAACGACTCCAAAGGGAGGAACTTTCAAGGTAGTATTGCCCGATAATACGATCGTTTGGTTGAATGCAGCTTCTTCTATCCGCTACCCTACATCGTTCCGGGGCAAAAACCGCGAAGTTCAGATTACGGGTGAAGCATATTTTGATGTTGCCGCCCTGGCACAGCAACCTTTCAGGGTAACGGTACAAAGAAACGATCATGCACCGATAACAGTAGATGTATTGGGAACAGAATTTAACATCCAGGCTTACCCCGGGGAAACTGTTCACGCAGCAACGCTGGTGCAGGGTAAAGTAAGGGTCAAATTGCTGGAAAACAGTTCCATTTTACAAGCAGGACAACAAGTCATCGTGGATCAACAACAGGAGATGCAAACACGTCAAGCCGACCTATCAGCAACATTAGCATGGAAAAACAATCTATTCAACCTACAAGATGCTTCCATCCAGGATATTATGAATCAAGTGGCCAGGTGGTATAATGTAGAGGTAACATATGAAGGTTCCATCAATCAACAATTTGTCGGTAAAATCCCGAGAAACATGAATCTTTCCAGTGTCTTGGAAATTTTAGAATCAACCGGGTGGGTGCGCTTCCGCTTGGAAGGCCGGCACTTAACCGTTATCGCCCGCCAATAGTGGCGGGACATTTAAACCGCTTAATTGATCATGAAATATATTTCAACCAAAATCCAATTTTCCCGGGAACTTTTCTCTAAAGCCCGGGCAGGCAAACCGGCCTTGTTAAAGCTCGGGACAACAGCACTCCTGTTGTTCATTTCTTTTCAAGCCCTGGTAGCTCAAACGGTGAAGCTTAACGCGAACAAAACACCGTTCGAAAAAGTATGTAAACAAATTGAAAAACAAACAGGTTATTATTTCGTTTATGCAAAAGACTTAAAAGACAAAGCACTCCCGGTAACGGCAGTGGTGAAGGACGAGCCCATATCAAAAGCTTTGGAAATCGTTTTCAAAGACCTCCCCTACAGTTATAAGGTTGTAGACAAAGTTGTATCAGTTAATACAGCCGAGCCCAAACCGATTCCCGGATCAACAAGTGCTATCAGTGATACTTTCACCCTTTACGGTCAAGTTTTTGACCAGGGAATCCCGAACGGTGGATTACCCAATGCTTCCGTCATGACGCTAACTACCAAGAGGATGACTTTAACCGATGCCACGGGTAACTTCGTGCTGCACGGGGTGAAGTGGGAAGAAAAGTTAGTGGTTAGGTATATCGGTTACGAAGATTATACGACTACGACTTCTTCTAATTTGAAACGGAGGATTATAATTATGAAGTTGGCCAATAACCAACTTGATAAAGTGGTGGTAACTGCCTACGGTAAAACAAGTAACCGTTTCAATACGGGTAACATCATCACGATTTCCGGGAAAGAAATCGAAGACTTACCTTTCCAAAACCCGCTCATGGCTTTGGAAGGCAGGGTACCCGGCCTCGTAATATCACAGGTAAACAGCGATCCCAGCTCGCCATTCAAAATAGAAATACGCGGAAGAAATTCACTGAATCCAACAATACCCACCGATCCATTAATCATTGTTGACGGTGTTCCGATCGGCCCGCTCGATTTAATCAAAAGCACGCAAACTTCCGGCAATTTAGACATCTCTCCCGGTTTGGATCAATCCGGTATCTCCGCTGGCTATACCGGCGGACAAAGCCCTTTATTCGGGATCAACATGCATGATATAGAATCTATCAGTGTATTGAAAGATGCGGATGCAACAGCCATTTATGGTAGCAGGGGCGCCAATGGTGTGATTATTATCAAGACGAAGAAGGGTGAATTCGGGGAAAATAGGGTCAACGTAAATGTGAGCAAAGGCTTTACCCACCCTAGCCGTTTTTACAACTTCCTGGATACGGATCAATACCGCGCCATGAGGAAGGAAGCATTCGCCAATGACGGGATCGAAATCAGCTCCGACCCAACCGCCCCCGGTTATGCGCCGGATTTATTGATCTGGGATTCTACCAAGTACACGGATTGGGGTAAATATTTCTACGATGCTTTAGGTCAAAGCACGAATGCCAGCGCGAGTGTAAGCGGTGGAAATAAATTGAGTACGTATAGAATAAGCGGCGCTTACTTTGACCGTCAGAATATCGGTCAAAGGGGCGGAACGAAAAATATGAGTTTGAGTACCAATTACGGCATCAGGAGCAAAAACGAAAAATTCATGTTGAACATGAGCTTAAACGTAGGTAAAAATAAGGTCGATGCCATCAATACAAGTGATAAAAGCACCCTCCCTCCCAATGCACCGGATCCTTTAAAATCCAATGGGGAATTGAACTTTGATGAATACAGGGGTATTTATCAATTTCCCTTGGCATTCAAATCTTTAAAACAAGCTTACAATTCGAATACGGACAGGATATCAGGTAGTGTCAACCTAAGTTATAATATCATTAAAGGATTGGATTTCACTGCCACTCTAGGTTATGACAACTCCAATATGGAAGCTAAAAGCATGATTCCAGTAGCCGCTTCCGACCCGGTATCAAATACGCCCCCTACCGGTTCAGTAAATAACGGGACCACGAAAAACACTAGCTTAAACTTTGACCCTACCTTAGTGTACAATAAGAGTATCGGCCAAGGTATTTTTACAGCGATGGTCGGGTTTACGTATAATTCCAAGGAAACATCCTCCAAATTTATAAGGGCAACAGGCTTCACTTCTGATGACCTGATTAACTCGATGAGTAATGCTCCTAATATTAGCGTGAATGACCGTTCCGCAGAATATAAATATGCAGGGTTGTATTCTCAAATCGGCTACAGGTTCAAAGAGCGGTATTTAATAAACTTTAGCGGAAGAAGGGACGGCAGCAGCAGGTTCGGTGCAGATAACCGCTTTGGTAACTTCGGTTCCATCGGCGCCGGCTGGATCATCACGGAAGAACCTTGGATGAAAACCTTCATTCCAAATATCCTTACCTATATGAAGTTCAGGGGTAGCTACGGAAGTACGGGTAGCGACCAGGTAGGAGAATACCAGTATTTGACCCAATGGGGTAATAATATAGCAGCTAATGGAGATTTTACAGTTTACCCTTACAACGGGGTTGTGCCGATTATTTCCTTACTGCACGCCAATAATGAATTTCACTGGGAAAGGAATAACAAGTTAGAAGGAGCTATCGAGTTCCAGTTATTCAGAAAGATCAACGTGAATGCCTCCTGGTATAAAAACTTATGCGACAACCAATTGGTATCATACCCTACGGGGATCTTCACGGGTTATACGTCCTTTACTGCCAACCTACCGGCCAAAGTAGAGAACAAGGGCTTCGAATTAAATATCACCGCGCAAATCATGCGCAGTGCAAACTTTTACTGGAATGTTGGCTTTAACACCAGTAGAAATTCGAATACGATCTTGGCATTTCCCAACCTGGAATTGTCACCCTACGCTAACCGCTACAAGATCGGCGGATCAACCAACGACCGTTTCTTGTTGGAATATAACGGCGTAGATCCAGAAACCGGGGAGTTTACTTACACGGATGCAAATTAGGACGGGAAAATCACTATAAACAACAGTGCATTCCCCGGAACAGAAGATGACGACAGGATCGTTGTTCTTCCCTTCGCGCCCAAATTTTACGGCGGGTTTACCAATAGCTTCCGATATAAAGGAATTACGTTGCAGTTTAACGGCAGTTTCAGCAGGAAGTTTGGCTACAGTTCCATTGCTTCTTCCGCGGGAGGTATGAGAAACATAACCCAGTACGTGTATGATCACCGTTGGCAAAAACCGGGCGATGTTGCCCTCATTTCAAAATTGACTACGCTAAGTAATCCTAACAATGGCAACTTCGGTATTTCTACAGGTGCATACAAGATGATCAACATCTTTGAAATCAATACGCTTAGAATGGGTTATCAATTACCGGCAAATTTTGTCAAGAAAATAAAAATGACGACAGTAGGATTTAACTTCTCCGTTACCAACTTACTGAAAATTACGGGTGAAAAAGATCGCGATCCGGAAATACCTTATACATCTTTAGCAGGATTACCAACTGCCAGGGATTTCATGTTCGGTATCAATTGTAGTTTCTAACCAGTAAAAGTATATTAAGATGTTACGATATAAAAATCATTCTAAATTATTTATATCACTTTGTTTAACAGGAATTTTGTTTTACGGCAGCTCCTGTAGCAAATTGATCGAAGTAGATCCCCCTGCCGGCTCAATAACTACGGAAAAGGTTTTCGAATCGGATGTTAAGGCTTATAGCGCCATTGCTGCTGCTTATTCCAAGATGATGTACAATTCCCATCAAATTAATGCAACCAATGGTGGTATTACACTTTATACCGGTATTTTATCGGATGAAATGGAAAGCAGGGTATCGGCTAATGATCCTGAATACTCAGAATTACAGAACAACAAAATCTTAAAAACTAATAGTATTGTTAGTAGCATTTTTTGGGCTTCCCTTTACGAATCCGTTTATATATCAAACTCCATTTTAAACGGTATCGAGTCATCCAGCTCCCCGGCATTGTCGGACGAATGCCGGAGGCTCGTAACCGGTGAAGCCAAATTTATAAGGGCATTTAGCTACTTTTACCTGGTTAACTTATTCGGGGATATCCCGCTCCCGTTAAGTTATGATGCCAACAAAACCATTCAACTGACACGTTCCCCCGTTGCAGATGTTTACAAGCAGATAGAGCATGATTTATCCGATGCCTGCCAGTTGCTTCCAACTGATTATTCCCAATTCGGTGGAGAAAAAGTTCGGGCTAACCGTTGGGCTGCCTTGGCATTGATGGCAAGGGTGAAACTGTATGAAGAAAAATGGGAAGAAGCTAAGTTATACGCTGATACGGTTATCAACGAAGGTAATTTCCAGTTAGTTACCCCGGATAAAGCGTTTTTAGCCAATAATGATGGCGTCATACTTCAATTTAAGAACTATGAAGGAACTTCGTATTTAATGTCTGAGCCGGATCTGTCTGTACCCCTGATTAGGCTTTCACAATTATCGCCGGCCGATGTTGCAGTATTTACTGATCCCAGCGTTTTCCCGATATACTTCGGATACGGTTATTATTTAAATGACTTTACCTACAGGAACGAGATCATCGATCAATTCGATATCACTGACAAACGCCGGGCTACTTGGATTGACAGTGTACCATGCCCAAACATAGAACCTTATAATGGCAGGGTTTATTACTATTCTGTAAAATACAGGGGATTATTGAATGTGAGCAAACCTGATCTATATTACATGGTGCTTCGCTTATCAGAACAATACCTTGTTAGGGCGGAAGCAAAACTACATTTAAATGATATCGACGGCGCTTTGAACGATATAAACGCGGTAAGGGAAAAAGCGGGCTTAGCAGGCTTGCATGACCTCGATGAAAATACTGCCATGCAAGCATTGCAAAATGAGAACCTGTTTGAGTTCATCGGTGAATGGGGTCACCGTTGGTTCGATTTGAAACGCTGGGGCAAAACAGAAAGTGTTCTTTCAACAATTGAGAACAAAAAACCCTGGTCGAACCATTCCTTACTAATGCCCATCCCGGATGACGAATTAATCCGTAGTCCACAATTAACGCAAAATCCGGATTATTGACAAGTAGCCTCCTTCCGCCGATAATTTTAAACTAAGGTTGTTACAACTAAAGTTTCATCCTTAAAAAGTAAGCATAGTCATCTTTCATATGTTTGTGTTGATTTAAGTCCCCTAGGCAATAACTTGATGTGGGTTATTGCCGGGGGACTTCGCTATTTGCCCGGATTTCTCTTTCTGAAAACGATGTTTTCCTCGACATATTCATCTTTGATCGATGGATCAAGGATAAAATCAAACCGGGATAATAATTTTTGGGAAGCCTGGTTATCCTTATGGGTATATGCTTCCACGAGCTCTAATTTTAATATATCGAAGGCAAACGAAAGAACCATTTTCAAGGCAGCGCTCATAATTCCTTTCCCTTGGTGAACCGGCAGCAATTCGTAGCCAATTTCCCCACATTTTCCATCTGCGGTTATATTCCATAAACAGATGGTTCCCAACAGCTCATCTTCCGGCGAATGGGAATGCGTGGTAACTACCCAATAGTACGAGATTCCTTTATCAACGGCTTCTTCTATTTTTTGATAAAACGCTTCTACATCAGCTTTCTCCTTCGGCGGATCACGTTTTATATATGTCAAAACCTGGGGATCGGATCTTAGTTGCCACAAAAGATCGATATCCTTCCTTTCCAAGCCCCTGAGCAAAATATTATCCCGTAGTAAGTTTTGTTGAGCTTTCATTTGAATAGTATTATGATTTAATTATTGTTAACCGTTGTTGTCCGTACAACATTGATTTTTTCTAATTTAATATTAACGGTTTCCCGGTAGATTTCAATACGGGCATCGGGGCATTCCAAACTTTTAATTTTGTTACCAACAATTTGTATAACTCATCAGTCTTCTCTTTGTTCAA includes the following:
- a CDS encoding zinc-dependent metalloprotease — its product is MKKYAYLSLCLALASCAIFKGGKKKNQKKSPATTTATKPATPANKNGVKPFKTIIKPGFQHHEGLFTVHNSVAFDSLFFEIPDSLFGRDIMVINRISKMPGGMHLYAGESLDESMISFEKGPNENIRIRYRYVISDADSTNAISRAVKNSNNDPVIETLPIKAYGKDSLSYVVDVSKMIKDNRSLFNNVTNSSFTKNIEARSMRDHEVLDVTAYPINVNVKTLRNNESKGDSQKGVEKVPVSVETITSFVLLPKVPMQRRIFDPRVGFFADYSYEYADDQQKINIAKFINRWRLEPKPEDVERYKRGELVEPKQPIVYYIDPATPKQWRKYLILGVNDWQKAFEAAGFKNAIIAKEWPENDSTMHLDDARYSFINYFPSEIANAYGPNVHDPRSGQIIQSHIGWYHNVMQLVHDWYMIQAGPNDPQARKAKFDTELMGQLIRFVSSHEVGHTLGLRHNFGSSSKTPVDSLRSISYLRKHGHTASIMDYARFNYVAQPEDHIPQELLFPRIGEYDTWAIKWGYKDNFTPDDKEDKKIMNRMTTAALQQNDRLWFGDGETMQTDPRNLTEDLGDDVIKANTYGIKNLKRVMDGLPNWTQESSGFHNTMAEMYKQVQSQYFRYMNHVIRQVGATMFTIHVGDYSNPAYVPVSREKQVRALKFFNDELFNTPNWLLDSKVTDIVGNPDKDDFLMDLQARVINTLLDAKKLNAIIGNENRFGDKTIGIKEFLSILHNGVWNELNDSHLKIDTYRRPLQKAYIGALSAILLATEADVRESDAATIANAELQQLDKQIKQASTRTSDFLTKAHLSDLSSRIKKVYSN
- a CDS encoding FecR family protein — encoded protein: MPSSAQNNDQHLVHTAEYIAALFLKKLQGQVSHEEQLILEQWLARQSDENREFLEATTDWPAIEAHIQKFYHLDTEAALQDVWTRIEQAPVKETRVINMNRWLKISSAAAIAALLIGSAWWFTHKHSINSTELPGTAHYANDVPPGSNKALLELADGSTIELDSNRNGKLAQQGNSTVVANGKGDISYLPAGAEDASTAVTYNRVTTPKGGTFKVVLPDNTIVWLNAASSIRYPTSFRGKNREVQITGEAYFDVAALAQQPFRVTVQRNDHAPITVDVLGTEFNIQAYPGETVHAATLVQGKVRVKLLENSSILQAGQQVIVDQQQEMQTRQADLSATLAWKNNLFNLQDASIQDIMNQVARWYNVEVTYEGSINQQFVGKIPRNMNLSSVLEILESTGWVRFRLEGRHLTVIARQ
- a CDS encoding RagB/SusD family nutrient uptake outer membrane protein; translated protein: MLRYKNHSKLFISLCLTGILFYGSSCSKLIEVDPPAGSITTEKVFESDVKAYSAIAAAYSKMMYNSHQINATNGGITLYTGILSDEMESRVSANDPEYSELQNNKILKTNSIVSSIFWASLYESVYISNSILNGIESSSSPALSDECRRLVTGEAKFIRAFSYFYLVNLFGDIPLPLSYDANKTIQLTRSPVADVYKQIEHDLSDACQLLPTDYSQFGGEKVRANRWAALALMARVKLYEEKWEEAKLYADTVINEGNFQLVTPDKAFLANNDGVILQFKNYEGTSYLMSEPDLSVPLIRLSQLSPADVAVFTDPSVFPIYFGYGYYLNDFTYRNEIIDQFDITDKRRATWIDSVPCPNIEPYNGRVYYYSVKYRGLLNVSKPDLYYMVLRLSEQYLVRAEAKLHLNDIDGALNDINAVREKAGLAGLHDLDENTAMQALQNENLFEFIGEWGHRWFDLKRWGKTESVLSTIENKKPWSNHSLLMPIPDDELIRSPQLTQNPDY
- a CDS encoding GNAT family N-acetyltransferase, which gives rise to MKAQQNLLRDNILLRGLERKDIDLLWQLRSDPQVLTYIKRDPPKEKADVEAFYQKIEEAVDKGISYYWVVTTHSHSPEDELLGTICLWNITADGKCGEIGYELLPVHQGKGIMSAALKMVLSFAFDILKLELVEAYTHKDNQASQKLLSRFDFILDPSIKDEYVEENIVFRKRNPGK
- a CDS encoding SusC/RagA family TonB-linked outer membrane protein, coding for MKYISTKIQFSRELFSKARAGKPALLKLGTTALLLFISFQALVAQTVKLNANKTPFEKVCKQIEKQTGYYFVYAKDLKDKALPVTAVVKDEPISKALEIVFKDLPYSYKVVDKVVSVNTAEPKPIPGSTSAISDTFTLYGQVFDQGIPNGGLPNASVMTLTTKRMTLTDATGNFVLHGVKWEEKLVVRYIGYEDYTTTTSSNLKRRIIIMKLANNQLDKVVVTAYGKTSNRFNTGNIITISGKEIEDLPFQNPLMALEGRVPGLVISQVNSDPSSPFKIEIRGRNSLNPTIPTDPLIIVDGVPIGPLDLIKSTQTSGNLDISPGLDQSGISAGYTGGQSPLFGINMHDIESISVLKDADATAIYGSRGANGVIIIKTKKGEFGENRVNVNVSKGFTHPSRFYNFLDTDQYRAMRKEAFANDGIEISSDPTAPGYAPDLLIWDSTKYTDWGKYFYDALGQSTNASASVSGGNKLSTYRISGAYFDRQNIGQRGGTKNMSLSTNYGIRSKNEKFMLNMSLNVGKNKVDAINTSDKSTLPPNAPDPLKSNGELNFDEYRGIYQFPLAFKSLKQAYNSNTDRISGSVNLSYNIIKGLDFTATLGYDNSNMEAKSMIPVAASDPVSNTPPTGSVNNGTTKNTSLNFDPTLVYNKSIGQGIFTAMVGFTYNSKETSSKFIRATGFTSDDLINSMSNAPNISVNDRSAEYKYAGLYSQIGYRFKERYLINFSGRRDGSSRFGADNRFGNFGSIGAGWIITEEPWMKTFIPNILTYMKFRGSYGSTGSDQVGEYQYLTQWGNNIAANGDFTVYPYNGVVPIISLLHANNEFHWERNNKLEGAIEFQLFRKINVNASWYKNLCDNQLVSYPTGIFTGYTSFTANLPAKVENKGFELNITAQIMRSANFYWNVGFNTSRNSNTILAFPNLELSPYANRYKIGGSTNDRFLLEYNGVDPETGEFTYTDAN